A single genomic interval of Verrucomicrobiota bacterium harbors:
- a CDS encoding sulfatase-like hydrolase/transferase, with amino-acid sequence MLRKIPVCISLAVLCTVVSAERPNFLFILTDDHGYGDTSVYGAPDLETPHIDRLASEGMLFNSMRANCTVCSPTRAAILTGRYADQVGVPGVIRTRAENSWGYFDPSVPTLADKLSDAGYHTAIIGKWHLGLESPNTPNERGFDFFHGFLGDMMDSYTTHLRRGFNYMRLNDIVIEPRGHATELFSDWAVDYIEERSEIQDEPFFLYLAYNAPHFPIEPPDEWLKRVQNRSPEMEEKRALNVAFVEHTDDCIGRVLKALDDTGLAENTVVVFTSDNGGALWYAQRNLPWRDGKQSHFDGGLKVPFIVRWPGEVPAGSESDYEGLTFDVFPTFLELAGAPRAGGIDAVDLSPLFRGEDMPEGRSLYFVRREGGVAFGGNAYHAIIQDGWKLMRNNPYSALELYNLVEDPFEERNLASEEPERLRQLQGEMRRYIQKAGSVPWQPPAQK; translated from the coding sequence ATGCTTAGAAAAATCCCAGTCTGTATTTCCCTAGCTGTCCTGTGCACCGTTGTTTCAGCAGAACGCCCAAACTTTCTCTTTATCTTAACCGATGATCACGGGTATGGGGATACCTCAGTCTACGGAGCTCCTGATTTGGAAACCCCTCACATCGATCGACTGGCGAGCGAAGGAATGCTCTTCAATTCGATGCGGGCGAACTGCACGGTTTGCTCGCCAACGCGCGCTGCGATCCTGACTGGTCGTTACGCGGATCAAGTTGGGGTTCCTGGGGTGATTCGCACCCGGGCCGAAAATTCATGGGGCTACTTCGATCCTTCGGTCCCGACGTTGGCCGACAAACTCAGTGACGCTGGCTACCACACGGCGATTATTGGCAAATGGCATCTCGGTTTGGAGTCTCCGAATACGCCGAACGAGAGGGGCTTCGACTTCTTCCACGGCTTTCTCGGGGATATGATGGACAGCTACACGACTCACCTTCGGCGTGGATTTAACTACATGCGATTGAACGATATTGTGATCGAACCGCGGGGTCATGCCACCGAACTGTTTTCAGACTGGGCAGTCGATTATATTGAAGAGCGGTCTGAGATTCAGGATGAGCCCTTCTTTCTCTATCTCGCCTACAACGCACCGCATTTCCCGATTGAGCCGCCCGATGAATGGCTGAAAAGGGTGCAAAATCGCTCGCCCGAGATGGAGGAAAAGCGTGCACTCAACGTGGCTTTCGTCGAGCACACGGACGATTGCATTGGGCGCGTCTTGAAAGCACTTGACGACACAGGCCTAGCCGAAAACACGGTAGTGGTGTTTACCTCGGATAATGGTGGTGCTCTTTGGTATGCCCAGCGAAACCTGCCGTGGCGGGACGGTAAGCAAAGTCATTTTGATGGAGGTTTGAAAGTGCCCTTTATCGTCAGGTGGCCCGGCGAGGTCCCAGCCGGATCCGAATCCGACTACGAGGGTCTGACTTTTGACGTGTTCCCGACTTTTCTTGAGCTCGCGGGCGCGCCGCGCGCAGGTGGTATTGATGCGGTTGATCTTTCTCCGCTGTTTCGGGGAGAAGACATGCCGGAGGGTCGCAGTCTCTACTTCGTCCGTCGGGAAGGCGGAGTAGCCTTCGGGGGAAACGCTTATCACGCGATTATCCAGGACGGTTGGAAATTGATGCGAAACAATCCTTACTCCGCCCTGGAGTTATACAATCTCGTAGAGGACCCTTTTGAGGAGAGAAACCTGGCATCTGAGGAGCCAGAGCGGCTCAGACAACTTCAAGGAGAAATGAGGCGGTATATTCAAAAAGCCGGATCGGTGCCTTGGCAGCCACCGGCCCAAAAGTGA
- a CDS encoding sulfatase, producing the protein MKPHLFVFLFALLLLRSVVSLSASEKPMNVLFLAVDDLNTWLLGDENRYTGKVVAPNIRQLAESGVLFEHAYTSSPYCSPSRTAFLSGVSPWNSGVYDNAVLTDQSVPLQEATSLSMLFKQSGYYTASYGKIEHGWKMRSSWDDEMPHRRNPIPPNAPYSPAAQGEHDWGPTHLDESEMRDTQYADRTIAQLQREHEKPFFIACGLFHPHMPWYVPQKYFDLFPLDEVVLPELKDGDLDDLPPLATRVLTKQRTVDRTIKTGEHAKAVQGYLATTAYADAQIGRVLDALDNSAYRDNTIVILISDHGFHLGEKNHWQKATLWEEATHCLMMIRVPGLTRPGQVSARFVSLQDIYPTLAELCGIPVPECVDGRSLVPLLKNPDAPWESTAISALYERFISIRTDGYRYIRYGERQEEFYDMKRDPHQWNNLVQNPEYAAIIESHRDAVPAFDEMAVPLPTKKRSKK; encoded by the coding sequence GTGAAACCCCATCTATTTGTCTTCCTATTTGCGCTTCTGCTGCTTCGAAGCGTTGTCTCCTTGTCGGCGAGCGAAAAGCCGATGAACGTTCTTTTTCTGGCAGTTGATGACCTGAATACCTGGCTGCTTGGAGATGAGAATCGCTACACCGGTAAGGTTGTGGCGCCGAACATTCGTCAGTTGGCAGAGAGCGGGGTTCTCTTTGAACATGCCTACACTTCCAGCCCCTACTGTTCACCTTCCCGCACGGCTTTCCTGTCTGGGGTGAGCCCTTGGAATTCGGGAGTTTACGACAATGCGGTTTTGACGGATCAAAGTGTTCCGCTGCAGGAGGCGACCTCGCTTTCGATGCTCTTCAAGCAATCCGGCTACTACACTGCATCCTACGGAAAGATTGAGCACGGGTGGAAGATGCGGAGTTCGTGGGATGATGAGATGCCGCACCGGCGAAATCCGATTCCTCCCAACGCTCCTTACTCTCCGGCAGCTCAGGGAGAGCACGATTGGGGACCGACCCACCTCGATGAAAGCGAGATGCGGGATACGCAGTATGCGGATCGGACAATCGCCCAGCTTCAAAGAGAGCATGAGAAACCCTTCTTTATCGCATGTGGGCTCTTTCATCCGCACATGCCGTGGTATGTACCGCAGAAGTATTTCGACTTGTTTCCACTCGACGAGGTCGTCCTTCCCGAATTGAAAGACGGCGATCTTGACGATTTACCACCTTTGGCGACGCGGGTCCTTACAAAACAGAGGACCGTTGATCGAACGATCAAAACAGGGGAGCACGCGAAAGCGGTTCAGGGATATCTCGCAACGACTGCCTACGCAGATGCACAGATTGGACGCGTCCTTGATGCTCTCGATAACAGTGCTTATCGCGACAATACCATCGTGATTTTGATCAGTGATCATGGCTTTCACTTGGGGGAAAAGAATCACTGGCAAAAGGCAACTCTCTGGGAGGAGGCGACCCACTGCCTGATGATGATCCGCGTCCCCGGTCTGACGCGGCCTGGGCAGGTCAGCGCACGTTTTGTCTCGTTGCAGGATATTTATCCCACCCTGGCTGAGCTTTGTGGAATTCCCGTGCCGGAGTGTGTGGATGGACGCTCACTGGTGCCACTCCTGAAAAACCCTGACGCTCCCTGGGAGAGCACCGCAATCAGTGCGCTTTATGAACGATTCATTTCCATTCGGACGGATGGTTATCGCTACATCCGCTACGGCGAGAGGCAGGAAGAGTTTTACGATATGAAGAGAGATCCGCACCAATGGAACAATCTCGTCCAAAACCCGGAATACGCTGCAATCATCGAATCCCACCGGGACGCGGTTCCGGCATTTGATGAGATGGCGGTTCCTCTTCCGACGAAGAAAAGGAGTAAAAAGTAA
- a CDS encoding glycosyl hydrolase → MPRQKPPLLFEAFFFLQIQMMLIRCCCSFFATLVLFSATVLAQTSSSPLSDPEATPETIRLYENLKLAAKHRLLYGQMRAFSRGKHAPNAKEREANPLDLKSDTLALVGKNPAVVEFGLHLYDDYEFWQTIAPELHRRGILISLSAHSKNPDLEVPHNNSHKSNEGDPVTKVLDRDSADHREYMKVLRRYGEFIRGLKDDQGRPIPVLFRPYHEHTGGWFWWGTRTCTPEQYNELWKMTIDFLRDEMDLHNLILVISPSKPTTRERFLSRFPGEDYVDVYAFDSYAYDDGPEVLLECSRVVVELAREDGKVAAITEFGYKNGLTNETAADHYSRMFLDNIKNDPVAHEVAYALTWFGNDSDDGGSNWSPYKDEPMTKHIYPDFVEFSEDPWTVFEGDLPNLYTFEANR, encoded by the coding sequence ATGCCAAGGCAAAAGCCTCCTCTTCTCTTTGAAGCTTTCTTTTTTCTGCAGATTCAAATGATGCTAATTCGCTGCTGTTGTAGTTTTTTTGCCACACTGGTCCTGTTCTCGGCGACGGTTCTGGCTCAGACTTCGTCTTCGCCGCTTTCGGATCCGGAGGCTACTCCCGAGACCATTCGTCTCTACGAAAATCTTAAGTTAGCGGCAAAACATCGATTGCTTTATGGACAGATGCGGGCGTTTAGCCGGGGGAAGCACGCCCCGAATGCGAAGGAGAGGGAGGCGAATCCGTTGGATTTGAAGTCAGACACACTGGCTTTAGTTGGAAAGAACCCTGCGGTCGTCGAATTTGGCCTTCATCTCTACGATGATTACGAGTTCTGGCAGACCATCGCTCCGGAACTGCATCGTCGCGGCATTTTGATTAGCCTTAGTGCTCACTCGAAGAACCCGGATCTTGAGGTGCCCCATAACAATTCGCACAAAAGCAACGAAGGGGACCCAGTGACCAAAGTGCTCGATCGAGACAGTGCGGACCATCGGGAATACATGAAGGTCTTGCGTCGTTATGGTGAGTTTATTCGAGGTCTCAAGGATGATCAGGGTCGTCCGATCCCTGTGCTTTTCAGGCCGTATCACGAACACACCGGCGGATGGTTCTGGTGGGGCACAAGGACCTGCACCCCGGAGCAATATAATGAGCTCTGGAAGATGACGATCGACTTCCTGCGTGATGAGATGGATCTTCATAACCTCATCCTGGTGATTTCGCCGAGTAAGCCGACGACGCGGGAAAGATTCCTGAGCCGTTTCCCGGGTGAAGACTATGTCGATGTGTACGCTTTCGATAGCTACGCCTACGACGATGGGCCTGAGGTGCTTCTCGAGTGCTCCCGAGTAGTCGTTGAACTGGCGAGGGAGGACGGTAAAGTCGCGGCGATCACGGAGTTTGGATACAAGAACGGGCTCACGAACGAAACGGCTGCCGATCACTACAGCCGGATGTTCCTCGACAACATTAAGAACGATCCTGTAGCCCATGAGGTTGCCTACGCGCTAACGTGGTTTGGAAACGATAGCGATGACGGAGGAAGCAATTGGAGCCCCTACAAGGACGAGCCGATGACAAAGCATATCTATCCAGACTTTGTTGAGTTTTCTGAGGATCCTTGGACGGTTTTTGAGGGTGATCTGCCAAACCTGTACACGTTTGAAGCGAACCGCTAA
- a CDS encoding sulfatase, with protein sequence MRKRSLFLLGIISAFACAPLAKAVADKRPNVLFIAIDDLRSQLGCYGYEDMVTPHIDQLAREGILFEQHYVSQPICIPSRAALLTSLRSERTKSNGGWARVPGVQTIGRTFGDAGYFTASLGKIWHLSGGRFKESVLDRFDYEWGRSLDSRYATPELSAIWERENENSKKKKGQLPAAESPIDVPDEAYGDGLLAQEAIRVLDEAAQSGQPFFIMVGFYKPHLPFNAPKKYWDLYDPDNLPGTPELESLPEGASQFELRKRHDLWGYQEGFTFNNPPEGEEARHLRHAYAACVSFVDAQVGKVLAELDRLGLRDDTIVVLWSDHGYQLGHLGSWTKLTNFEMTAGSPLIISAPGYERGLKTKKIVESVDLFPTLLDLCGIAELQVTDGVTLRPLLEDPSSSEWNEPAFHSVNRGGKVGRAVRDARFRYIEWRDGWEDSDQVLDVELYDYAKHPEERINVADNPEYRGERDRLAELLWTWQ encoded by the coding sequence ATGAGAAAACGATCGCTGTTCCTTCTCGGTATCATTTCCGCCTTTGCCTGCGCCCCCTTAGCCAAGGCCGTAGCGGATAAGCGACCCAATGTCTTATTTATCGCTATCGATGATCTCCGGTCGCAGCTCGGATGTTATGGATACGAGGATATGGTCACCCCTCACATTGACCAACTGGCTCGCGAGGGAATTCTTTTCGAACAGCACTATGTTTCGCAGCCGATTTGCATCCCGTCGCGGGCGGCACTGCTGACCAGTCTCCGATCCGAGCGTACGAAGAGTAACGGTGGTTGGGCCAGAGTTCCCGGTGTTCAGACGATCGGCAGGACGTTTGGAGATGCGGGGTATTTTACGGCATCGCTCGGGAAGATCTGGCATCTCTCGGGTGGGAGATTCAAGGAAAGCGTTCTGGATCGCTTCGATTACGAGTGGGGACGATCACTGGATTCGCGCTATGCGACTCCAGAGTTATCGGCAATTTGGGAGAGAGAAAACGAAAACTCGAAAAAGAAGAAAGGTCAGCTCCCCGCCGCTGAGAGCCCCATCGATGTTCCGGATGAAGCTTATGGGGATGGCTTGTTGGCCCAAGAGGCCATTCGGGTCTTGGATGAAGCGGCACAGTCGGGACAGCCATTCTTCATCATGGTTGGATTCTACAAACCGCATTTACCCTTCAATGCACCGAAAAAATACTGGGATCTCTACGACCCCGATAATCTGCCGGGAACCCCGGAACTGGAAAGCCTGCCTGAGGGCGCTTCGCAGTTCGAACTTCGAAAGAGACATGATCTGTGGGGATACCAGGAAGGATTTACCTTCAACAACCCTCCCGAGGGAGAAGAAGCCCGTCACCTGCGGCATGCCTATGCTGCCTGCGTCAGCTTTGTTGATGCTCAAGTCGGGAAAGTTCTCGCTGAATTGGACCGCTTGGGTCTGAGAGATGACACGATTGTCGTCTTGTGGTCAGACCATGGCTACCAGCTGGGGCATTTGGGAAGCTGGACGAAGCTGACCAACTTTGAAATGACGGCCGGTTCGCCACTGATCATCTCTGCGCCTGGGTATGAGCGCGGGCTAAAAACCAAGAAGATCGTCGAGTCCGTCGACCTTTTTCCAACCTTACTTGATCTCTGCGGAATAGCGGAGCTGCAGGTGACGGATGGTGTGACCCTGCGCCCGCTTCTTGAGGACCCCTCTTCGAGTGAATGGAATGAGCCGGCCTTTCACAGCGTGAATCGTGGTGGCAAAGTGGGCCGGGCAGTTCGTGATGCTCGCTTCCGGTATATCGAGTGGCGCGACGGCTGGGAGGACTCTGATCAAGTCCTTGATGTCGAACTGTACGACTACGCAAAACACCCCGAAGAGCGGATCAATGTGGCCGACAATCCCGAATACCGTGGAGAACGGGATCGGTTGGCAGAGCTTCTCTGGACTTGGCAGTAG
- a CDS encoding sulfatase-like hydrolase/transferase — translation MKRKIAHASLRKALLCAFFFLGGSHYAFAGETNGQIDDHETGALRPNIVFILTDDQGYGDLGSYGSVDIATPAIDRLREEGMKFTDFYVHNRCSPTRLAFMTGSHADRAGYSKVIYRRSLVGIHPDEIAVAEQLKEAGYATGIIGKWHLGEWPESNPVHHGFDFFYGFMETESGTGIFRNETFEETAGSKTDGIHSPKLLEEGIRFIRENKDHPFFLYYASPLPHVKWLPSERFKGSSKQGTYGDVVQEIDWQVGEILKILDELDLTENTLVVYASDNGPQLNIDGYGSAGPLRDGKWTNFEGGIRVPCIMRWPRVIPSGSENGEIVGIIDMLPTFSALAGVELPTDRVLDGRNITPYLQGGEVSSPIHETFIVPGSTIRHNEWKLLVARQKPGGGVRPGRGKQDRVAAPAGSLFNLADDPGETTDLSKEYPEKVQELSKIMESFMAELESSQREIGSIKPPLGSVISTPRDKR, via the coding sequence ATGAAAAGGAAAATAGCCCACGCTAGTCTTCGAAAGGCTTTACTCTGTGCCTTCTTTTTTTTGGGAGGCTCCCATTATGCGTTTGCAGGCGAAACGAACGGTCAAATAGATGACCATGAGACCGGGGCGCTGAGGCCTAATATCGTTTTCATTCTGACAGATGACCAAGGATACGGTGATCTCGGGTCGTATGGCTCGGTTGATATTGCCACTCCAGCGATTGATCGACTCAGAGAGGAGGGCATGAAATTTACAGACTTTTACGTCCACAATCGGTGCTCGCCTACTCGTTTGGCCTTTATGACCGGATCACATGCCGATCGGGCAGGGTATTCAAAAGTGATCTACCGTCGGAGTCTGGTCGGAATCCATCCGGACGAAATTGCTGTTGCCGAACAACTGAAGGAAGCAGGCTACGCCACTGGCATAATTGGAAAGTGGCATTTGGGTGAATGGCCTGAAAGTAATCCGGTTCACCATGGCTTTGATTTCTTTTACGGATTCATGGAAACCGAGTCGGGTACCGGCATCTTTCGAAATGAGACTTTTGAGGAGACTGCTGGAAGTAAAACAGACGGCATCCATTCGCCGAAGCTATTGGAGGAGGGAATCCGATTCATCAGAGAGAATAAGGATCATCCCTTTTTTCTCTACTACGCTTCACCACTACCTCACGTAAAATGGCTTCCGAGTGAGCGCTTCAAAGGCTCATCGAAACAGGGAACCTACGGAGATGTGGTGCAGGAGATCGATTGGCAGGTGGGTGAAATCTTGAAGATCCTCGACGAGCTGGATCTTACTGAAAATACCTTGGTAGTGTATGCCTCTGACAACGGTCCCCAGTTGAATATCGATGGGTATGGAAGTGCCGGTCCTTTGCGTGACGGCAAGTGGACGAATTTTGAGGGTGGCATTCGCGTTCCGTGCATCATGCGATGGCCTAGGGTGATACCGTCCGGTTCAGAGAATGGTGAAATTGTCGGAATCATCGATATGTTACCCACCTTTTCGGCACTGGCTGGGGTAGAGTTGCCGACTGATCGGGTGCTGGACGGACGCAACATTACGCCCTATCTGCAAGGGGGTGAGGTCTCTTCGCCAATCCATGAAACCTTTATTGTTCCGGGTTCAACGATCCGGCACAATGAGTGGAAGTTACTCGTCGCGCGACAAAAGCCTGGAGGCGGGGTGAGGCCAGGACGCGGAAAGCAGGATAGGGTCGCTGCTCCTGCGGGAAGTTTGTTCAACCTGGCTGATGATCCGGGAGAAACCACTGATCTGTCCAAAGAGTATCCTGAGAAGGTGCAGGAATTGTCGAAGATTATGGAGTCGTTTATGGCTGAGCTGGAGAGTAGCCAGCGGGAGATCGGATCTATAAAGCCTCCATTAGGTTCGGTAATTTCCACGCCTAGGGACAAGAGATAG
- a CDS encoding sulfatase yields MMKNYWKIGIFLGLVSGSGLALAVDESRPNVLFIAVDDLRSQLGCYGYEDMVTPNIDSLAADGVLFEHHYVSHPICIPSRAALLTSLRSERTQQVYGPAKWVDVEGVQTVGRTFGDAGYSTASFGKVWHTTGRVDPELADRFDVVWKRSDDSIYADPELSKLRQELDYSDREGVRRIKAQLPAAEGPFDVPDEAYGDGQMVGEVMQFIENSVEAGEPFLAIVGFQKPHLPFNAPKKYWDLYDPQNPPGTPRLEELPEGGSKYEIRTNHELWRYAEGFRLNKPPSGEAANRLRHAYAACISFVDAQIGKILAEVDRLGIRDNTIIVFWSDHGFQLGHLGSWTKGTNLEMTAGSPLIISAPNFAEGAKTTRVVESVDLFPTLVDLCGLAPLEITDGKSLRPLLEEPMSEEWTYPGYHLVRRGGPPLGRAVRDERFRYVEWRKSWERDSKIMDVELYDYLKHPEERINVADNPEYAKERERLAKLLWEWDAKAKASSSL; encoded by the coding sequence ATGATGAAGAATTATTGGAAAATTGGAATCTTCCTCGGGCTGGTCAGTGGCTCCGGTCTGGCTTTGGCAGTTGATGAGAGTCGCCCGAACGTGCTCTTTATAGCGGTGGACGACCTCCGCTCCCAACTGGGGTGCTACGGTTACGAAGACATGGTTACGCCGAATATTGATTCGCTGGCAGCCGACGGTGTTCTATTTGAACACCACTACGTTTCACACCCAATCTGTATTCCGTCGAGGGCCGCTTTGCTGACCAGTTTACGGTCCGAACGCACTCAACAGGTCTACGGTCCTGCGAAGTGGGTGGATGTCGAGGGCGTGCAAACAGTTGGTCGGACCTTTGGAGATGCAGGTTATTCTACCGCGTCCTTCGGGAAAGTCTGGCACACTACGGGCCGGGTCGACCCTGAACTTGCGGATCGCTTCGATGTCGTTTGGAAACGTTCCGACGACAGCATCTACGCCGACCCTGAACTTTCGAAACTTCGTCAAGAGCTGGACTACAGCGACAGAGAAGGGGTGCGACGAATCAAGGCGCAACTGCCTGCAGCTGAAGGACCGTTTGACGTTCCCGATGAAGCATATGGTGACGGTCAGATGGTAGGAGAGGTCATGCAGTTCATTGAGAATTCAGTGGAGGCGGGAGAGCCATTTCTGGCTATTGTTGGATTTCAAAAGCCGCATCTCCCGTTCAATGCACCCAAGAAATACTGGGATTTGTACGATCCACAAAACCCTCCCGGAACACCCAGGCTTGAGGAACTCCCTGAAGGGGGATCTAAATATGAAATCCGCACAAACCATGAGCTGTGGCGCTACGCGGAGGGCTTCCGATTGAATAAACCGCCTTCCGGAGAAGCTGCCAACCGTCTTCGTCATGCGTATGCTGCGTGTATCAGTTTTGTGGATGCACAGATCGGCAAAATTTTGGCCGAGGTCGATCGGCTTGGTATCCGCGACAACACAATTATAGTATTTTGGAGCGACCATGGCTTTCAGCTTGGACACTTGGGAAGTTGGACAAAGGGCACGAACCTTGAGATGACCGCCGGTTCACCGCTCATCATTTCCGCGCCTAATTTTGCCGAAGGGGCGAAGACGACCCGGGTGGTCGAATCCGTGGATCTCTTTCCGACGCTGGTGGATCTGTGTGGCCTCGCACCTCTCGAAATCACTGACGGGAAGAGTCTTCGGCCACTGCTGGAAGAGCCGATGAGCGAAGAATGGACCTACCCCGGCTACCACCTCGTTCGAAGAGGGGGGCCTCCTCTCGGTCGGGCAGTCCGGGATGAGCGATTCCGCTACGTTGAATGGCGCAAGAGTTGGGAGCGTGATAGCAAGATCATGGATGTTGAACTCTACGATTATCTAAAGCATCCGGAGGAGCGCATCAACGTTGCAGACAATCCGGAGTATGCCAAAGAACGTGAAAGACTGGCCAAGTTGCTTTGGGAATGGGATGCCAAGGCAAAAGCCTCCTCTTCTCTTTGA
- a CDS encoding PEP-CTERM sorting domain-containing protein (PEP-CTERM proteins occur, often in large numbers, in the proteomes of bacteria that also encode an exosortase, a predicted intramembrane cysteine proteinase. The presence of a PEP-CTERM domain at a protein's C-terminus predicts cleavage within the sorting domain, followed by covalent anchoring to some some component of the (usually Gram-negative) cell surface. Many PEP-CTERM proteins exhibit an unusual sequence composition that includes large numbers of potential glycosylation sites. Expression of one such protein has been shown restore the ability of a bacterium to form floc, a type of biofilm.), with amino-acid sequence MNSCKLISLRSLGFLSAASISSAQIMVDFDGIDQDSAPTAPWDWTIDVATLGITVVGGGTPDVVGDFTNSGSTGTFTLSLLGRGDTDNFYNFVDYNSADAGGIRRIVANNDGAGVNGSTNNAINSGQAILFEFDTGSLNSNGNTFVLTGIDIDGDSSGVLYSYGTGTTGTQVATYVDGILSTPVVINDGDRFAIGRLASSGSGGFRVDSFSLNLVPEPSSYAAIGGLCALVFALSRRRRAENR; translated from the coding sequence ATGAATTCTTGTAAACTCATCTCCCTCCGTTCTCTTGGCTTTTTGTCTGCGGCGTCTATCTCGAGTGCGCAGATCATGGTCGATTTTGACGGCATTGACCAAGACTCCGCCCCCACGGCACCTTGGGATTGGACGATTGATGTCGCCACGCTAGGCATCACTGTAGTCGGTGGTGGCACTCCCGATGTAGTAGGGGATTTTACTAACTCAGGATCTACCGGCACCTTTACCCTCAGCCTTTTGGGCCGTGGTGACACCGATAACTTCTACAACTTTGTGGATTACAATAGCGCCGACGCTGGAGGAATTCGTCGTATAGTCGCGAACAACGATGGTGCTGGTGTCAACGGCTCGACGAACAACGCAATCAATTCGGGCCAAGCGATTCTCTTTGAGTTTGACACGGGTAGTTTGAATTCAAACGGCAACACTTTTGTCCTCACAGGCATTGACATTGATGGAGATTCCTCCGGCGTTCTCTACTCGTATGGGACCGGAACAACAGGAACTCAGGTAGCAACCTACGTGGACGGCATTCTTTCCACTCCGGTCGTGATCAATGATGGTGACCGCTTCGCAATTGGCAGACTGGCATCATCCGGCTCAGGAGGATTTCGAGTGGACTCCTTTTCGCTAAACCTCGTTCCAGAGCCATCTTCGTATGCTGCCATCGGCGGGTTGTGTGCGTTGGTTTTCGCTCTCTCTCGCCGCCGTCGGGCGGAGAACAGATAG